TTCTCCATCACACACACAACTGGACTACAACTCACAATCTCCATGAATCAGTCATCTCCTTATCTGTCCCAGCTTCTGAACCAAGTCCCTGCAGCTGTAGCTTCCTTCAACAACTCAGACCACCAATTCTGTACAAAATCATTCCCTTGCTCATCTGAACCCTGATTTCACAATTCTGGTTCTCTAAATTCACCAGCAACAGACTCAAATCTCCACCATACTCGAGTTCAAAGCTATCGCATCTGCTAATTCATTCTTCTTTGTCTCTTCTTCGATTCTAAtcatcttctccttcatttcaAACACCAACACAAAATCCTTACCTCAATCTCTgttaaaaccctaattcaaaccACCACATATTGAATAGAACCTAAGTTAACACAGTTCTTCGATTTCAAGTTCAACAACAACCCtagtcttcaacaacaacagcttCATTAGAGTCAGCTTCAGTTCCCCTTTCACAAAATCGACTGAACCAGAGGAACAACATCTCCTCCTTCTTAAGACCTGGCATTCAAATCATACAAAGATAAACTCTTTAAATCTTCTCTAATCAGCCATCTTCCTTCTTCCATCTTTGATTTCTATGAACAAGAACTGTGTTGCGACCCAACACCATTCACACTAGTTTACTTATTTAGGCTTCCCTATTTCTAGCATAGTTTGGTTTCCCTTTTTTATCAGAACTCTTTTTCCTTGTTTTGCAAGTCTGTGCAGCTATAAATACTGCCTTAAGTCCTGTATTCGGGTAACTAATCAGAAAACCAAAGTTCTGTTCCttaaaattactcttcaagctGGTGGTTAACCCCCAATCAAAGGGTTTATTTAGGGTTCTTAGCTTATTTTTGTGAGATACAGGCAAGGATCCTAACATCTGGATCAGAGCAAGGTTACGAATtactctcaaattatgaaatttttttttattattttttggaaGTACAATGGGTGGTCATGATTATACAGAAAATCTCAAGGGGGTTAATGATGGATTGACAGACTTGACCAAGAATGTCAATACGCTTATTCAGGCTATGAACGCCAACAAGTCTGAAGAAACAGAgagaagaaaacagaaagttattGAGCAGCGTCAGCAACGTGAAGAAGAAAGAACACAACGTCAGCTAGAGTTAACGGAGAATAATACAGCTTTGACAGCCAGTATTACTACAGCGTTAACAAATTTGTCCCACAACCATTGCCGCTTCTGTTGCCACGGCCGTTGTTGATCAACTTCGCCCCTTGCTTCCTCCAGTTGCAGGCAATCATGGTGGTCCTCGTAATAATCCACCTCCACCCCCACCTCCGCGACAAAATAACATCAACCTCAAGTTTCCTCAATTCGATGGAGATGATCCTGACGGTTGGCTTTTCAATGCAGATCAATATTTCGCAGTTCACACAGTAGATGATGCTCTTAAAATTACTATTGCCTTTGCAAATTTGAAAGGTGATGCTAATGTTTGGTTTAGATGGAAGCAGTCTAAAGCTGCCATTGTTACTTGGGCTGATTTTGGTGCTCATCTTCGAGCTCGTTTTGCACCAGAGAAATTTGTGGATCCTAGACTAGCTATTAGCAACATCGAAAAAAAAGGCACAGTGCGTGAGCATATTCCTGTGTTTGAGCGTTTAATGAATTTAGTGGACTTCACGGAAGAACACTTGATTCAATGCTTCATCCGCTCTCTTAAACCTCAAATAGGTTCGGCGCTTAGATTATTAGATATCATATCTTTGGATGATGCTTTTAAAAAAGCCATCCATCAAGAGGAAGCCCTTGCAGCAAATAAGTCTGTTCCCAGACAGCCTTATCGTCCTCCTCCCTTCCGGCCTGCTGCAACTGTTCAACCCACTCCTTATAACAAGTCTTCTTCTCCTCCTGTGTATCGCCATTTATCACTAGCTGAACAACGTGAACGCAGAGAAAAGGGTCTCTGTTTTAATTGTGATGAGGTTTACAAGAAAGATCATGTTTGTCTGAATCCCAGACTGACCATTTTGGATGTTGAGGAATATATTCGTGAAGGTTCTACCACTACAGAGGATACTGCTCCTGTTTCCTTTGAAGTTTCTGAAGTATATGAATTTGATCCTACCATCTCCTTAAGCTCGCTATTTGGTTCTTCCTTTCCACGTACCATGCGCGTTACAGGTCGTATTAAATCTCAACCCATTACTATTTTGATTGATTCAGGATCTACTCATAACTTTTTGCATCCATCTGTGGCTAAACAATGTGGATTTGAATTTTGTTCTCGAGATTCTCCTCTAAGTGTTACTGTGGGTGATGGTGGCAAGTTGAATACTCGGGGTTCTTGTCCTTCTGTGCCTATTCAACTCCCTAGTTTCAGGTTTAGTGCTGATTTCCACTTGCTTGACATTAGTGGTTGTGATGCAGTTTTAGGGGTACAATGGTTACGTACTTTAGGACCTATTGAATgggattttgcaagattatcaaTGCAATTTACAGTTAATGGTAAAACTGTGTCCTTACTTGGACAATCATTCATCTGTAATGATTTTGGAGCAAAAATCAATGCAGCGTTTATTACAACATGCAAATCATGGGGTTTTTATTGAACTAGATGCATTAACTACTTCATTGAAGGCAACATCGGTTATTGATCCTCAAGTACAACAATTATTAGCTCAGTTTACTAATACTTTCAAGCAACCAACGGCTCTTCCACCAGAACGTCTTCATGATCATAGAATTCCATTGGTTCCTGGTTCTCCACCTGTCAATGTGAGGCCGTATCGATACCCTTACTTCCAGAAATCAGAAATTGAAAAGATTGTTGCTGAATTACAATTCTCTGGTTTTATACGTCCAAGTTCGAGCCCCTATTCTTCCCCAGTGCTGATGGTACGTAAGAAAGACGGGTCTTGGCGTATGTGTGTTGATTACCGTGCTTTGAATAAGCTGACAATCAAGGATAGATTTCCAATCCCTGTTGTTGATGATCTGTTAGACGAACTGCATGGTGCGACTGTGTTTACTAAACTGGATTTGCGCTCGGGTTATCATCAAATTCGATTGCATAAAGCTGATATTcctaagacagcttttcgaactcacGATGGTCACTATGAGTTCTTGGTTATGCCATTCGGTCTTTCCAATGCTCCATCCACTTTTCAGAGTTTAATGAATGATTCTTTCAGGGAATATTTACGAAAGTTCGTGCtggtcttctttgatgacattctGATTTATAGCAAGAATATGTCtgataatttgattcacttgtCTCAGGTGTTTGAAGTACTTCGTTATAATCAGTTATTTGTGAAGGAATCCAAGTGCACCTTTGCTCAGTCCTCCGTGGGTTATTTGGGACATGTTATTTCAGTTGAGGGAGTTTCAGTTGAACAAGAGAAGATTGAATGTATTATGTCATGGCCTACACCAACTACCATCAGAGATTTACGCGGTTTTTTGGGCTTGGCAGGTTATTATCGAAAGTTTGTTAAGGATTTTGGTAAGATCAGTGCGCCATTAACTCAACTACTTAAGAAAGATGCTTTTCAATGGTCGGAAAAAGCTACTGCTTCCTTCATTCTTTTGCAAACTGCTCTTACTACAACACCAGTTTTGATCCTTCCTGATTtttctaaagaatttgaaatataaTGCGATGCTTCTGGATTTGAATTGGGTGTTGTTTTGTTACAATCTGGTAGGCCTATTGCTTTTCACAGCAAGCCTTTAGCTGAGAAGAACAAGAATTTAGCAGTTTATGATAAGGAGATGCTAGCTATTATTTCTGCAATTCAAAAATGGCGCCATTATTTGCTTGGGAGGCATTTCAAAATATATACAGATCATAAGAGTCTGAAATATTTTTTGGACCAGAAAATATCTTCCTTAGAGCAACAGAAATGGCTATCTAAACTTTTGGGTTACGATTATGAGATAATCTTTAGACCAGGAAAAGACAATGCTGCAGCTGATGCTCTGTCTCTCCAATCCAGCTTCCACTACAGTCTTACTGCACCAGTTTTCAGTGGTGTAACAGAAATAATGCACGAATGTCATAATGACACTGAATATGGAGAGCTTATTCAACGGTTAGTTGCAGATCCAACTTATAAGCGTAATTATTCTTACGTAGCTGGTATATTACGTTACAAAGGCAGAATTGTGGTAGTTTCCACTTCTTCGTGGTGTTCAAAATTTTTGCAGGAGTTTCATTCAACTCCAATTGGTGGCCATTCCGGGTTTTTGCGTACATATAAGAGAGTACAGCATAATTTTTACTGGAAAGGACTTAAGCAATCTGTGAAGAATTTTATCCTTCATTTTGAAGTGTGTCAGAGAAACAAATCTGAGGCTGTTTCTCCTCCAGGTTTTCTTAATCCATTACCAATACCAACTGACGTATGGATCGATATTTCTATGGACTTTATTGATGGGTTTCCCTCgtccaataaaaaaaaattctatattGGTAGTCGTAGATCGTTTAACGAAATATGCTCACTTTATACCACTTACACATCCATATTCTGCACATTCTGTAGCCGATATCTTTGTGAGGGAGATTGTGCGTTTACATGGCATGCCAAGATCGATTGTAAGTGATCGAGATCTCATTTTTTTGAGTAAGTTTTGGGAGGCTTATTTCTCTCTTCAGAATACACAGTTATGTCGCAGTTCAGCTTATCATCCTCAGTCGGATGGACAAACAGAGGTGACAAATAGAACTTTAGAGTGTTATTTGAGGTGTTTTGCGGGAATGAAGCCAACTGATTGGAGCAAATGGTTACCTTGGGCTGAGTGGTGGTATAATACAAGCTTTCATTCAGCCATTCGAATGTCTCCTTATCAGGCATTGTACAGTCGTCCCCCACCTGCAGTTACAGCTTATTTACCAGGTTCAACTTCAGTGCACGATGTTGAATTAAATCTTAAGGCTCGTGATCATACACTCAAGCTTTTGAAGTCTCATTTGCATGATGCACAGTCCAGAATGAAAAATATGCTGATTCGCACCGTACTGAGCGTTTATTTTCAGTAGATGATTGGGTTTATTTAAGATTACAGCCTTATCGTCAAACAACAGTGTCTCAGCAATCTTTTTCAAAGCTGTCTCCTAAGTTCTATGGACCATTCCGCATTTTGGAGAAAATTGGGTCAGTTGCGTACAAACTAGAGCTTCCTGCCTCTAGCCGCATTCATCCAGTTGTTCACGTATCTCAGCTTAAACTAAAGGCGGGATCAACTACATCTGTGGAACAAGTGTTACCAGACATTATTGATTATGAAAAGTTGGAACCTGATTCGATTTTGGATCGTCGCATGTATAAGAAAGGCAGTGGTGCAGGCACCAGATGGTTAATCAAGTGGAAGAATCATGCGCAAGAGGACGCAACTTGGGAAGATGCTGATGATTTCATCGCTAAGTTTCCAGAATTTGAGGCTTGAGGACAAGCCTGGTTTCGAGCAGGGTGGGATGTTGCGACCCAACACCATTCACGCAACTTGGGAAGATGCTGACAGTTAAGTTTTCGTGATTCTTGTTCCTTCAGTTCCCTAGAACTGACAAGCTAGCTCCATCACTCGCCTATGAATTGACCGTTTTGCCTTTATGCTCCAAATAAATGATTTTGCCTTCTTTTACTTACAATGACTCCGaagtacctaaataactcaaaatgaaacataagatacataattcacaagaaaactcgcaaagaaagcataaataatagataaatattaaggtgttttcaaCACCTAtcacttatatccaacattgattatgtaatctaaactctcatttcaatcagtaaaacatttttagaggacgttatatagtttttattcaaaaaccatttttcgtcaaagacattttcaagtgattgaaactttaacatgacattcgtcactaggtaaagatgaacttggccaaagcgaaagcttataaacacatatttcgagaaatagataagcgagataaactaggctcgaaataacaaatgtgtataatcaaagtctatatagcaaaacgacttttgtctcaagataggagatatagtagatatacttttgagtcataaacaagttcaagtctccacataccttttagtcgatgaagttccaccagttccttgagtagtccttcgtcttgtatgatgatcgccatggagttcttgagctcaactacactttctatcctagtccgagacttagctatagtagactagaaaacaagatttatagttttgatgactaacattgataaacatgcttgagatagcaacgcatgcgagttcgaccgagcagtgctccaacaCAAACAATTTAGTTACAATCGCGCTTCTtgcgtctcttgaacctcacaaggctCTATGCAATTTAttaccttagctgacgtcctttacaacctttTTTTCTTAAACCAAAACAAATTTATTAGTAACCAAAAAGGTGTACACAAACTTAATACAGAAACTCCGAAAGAAACATAAAAGCCCAATAGACAACATGTCCAGGCCCAAAagagaaaaaacagaaaaacattGTGTTCTTATACTTTGCAAGCCAAAACAAGAAAGTGTCAGTCAAATATGTAGTATGGAGTGTCTGGGAATTCCATTTTGTGCATTGTGGAAGGTCAGACAACAAACTTTAAAGCTTGCCCTTTTGAGAGGTGTACACCTTTTTTTGCAAAGAAATCTACAGAGAAGTTTACTTCCCTGAAAACATGGTTGAAATGGATGGAATTCATCTTTCTGCATATTAGTTTCCATCTGTTCCAAACAAACCATGGTAACTTGTGTTTTATGAAAGCACTAATAGCAGCTGTAGAGTTAGAGTTGATAGTGACCTTTGTTTTGTTATTCTTCACAGCCTATTCTAGCGCACTGATGGTCCCCATTACTTCTGCAATAAAGTTTGTTGAGATGCCCAAACCTCCACTTTCAGCTGTAATGAATTCACCTATCTCATTTCTTGCAATAAAACCATAGCCTGCACAtcctggattacctcttgaggcaccatcacaacaaagaaGAATAGTATCAGGTGCAGGCAGGGAAAATCTGCGCTCAATAGCTCTGCTAATTTTAACTTTTCTGCAGCCTAAATCAAACTGTTTAATAATTTGGAGATCATAAGTTGAGTTATACATACACCCTTTTAGTCTCACTTCACTGTCATGTACTAAGTGATATATCCTTTTCTTTGCTCTATTGCTGGCAGGTTTAAGATTTTCAAAATAAACCTCATTTCTGCTGAACCAAATGTTTACCATAATATTATAACCAGCAAAGATCCAAATTTCCTGAATTACAGAGCTTTTAGATTTGCAAAAGCTTATCACATCTTCAAATGATTTGGGATTTTAGAAAGCAAAAACTCCACCAATCCATTTCCAAAGGATTTGATCATAGTCACAATCCCATAGAATATGTTGCATTGTATCTTGATCTTTATGGCAAAGGAAGCATCTGGAAGCAATGGCAAAACCTCTTTTTTTTAACATTTTCATCAGTATTTCCAGCACCTCTAGTGATTTTCCAAATGTTACCAGCAGTTGAAGGGTAAATACAGGATTTCCAAATTTCTTTATACCATCTTAGttaaggttgttttttccttATGACATGAACTGCACTATGAACATAAAATTCCCCATCTTGAGTTGCAGTCCATATCAATTTATCAGAATCAAGAGAGAGGATAGGCAGATCTTCTATCTTAAAAAAGGAGAGTAATTCTTCTGGAATCCACCAAGTATTATTATGTATCATATCGTCCACCTTCATATGTTGGTGTTGATTGATATATTCATTATCTGGATACAATTTGCTTATACTTGATTCTAGGATCCAAGCATCCTTCCACACATCTATTTGTTTACCATTCCCTACTAGCCATCTTgtattttcttcaaattcttgtaAGATCCATCTTATGCCTGGCCACACATATGATTTCTTGTAGTAGGAAATCCAGCAACCATTACTGTCTTGATATTTTTCTAGAAAGAATCTTGCCCAGTCTTCATCAGAATGCAATATCTTCCATAATAATTTCAAAAGAAGAGATTTATTGATATCTTATAGTTTTCTAAGTCCCAGCCCTCCTTCCTCTAAAGGACAGCAAACCGAATCCCAAGAAATAGTGATAAGTTTTCTATCTTCAGCATTTCCACTCCATAGAAAGTTTCTTATTATTCTTTCACAAGTATCAATTACCTTTTTAGGCCATTTGTAAATGGACATATTATAAATTGGGATACTGataaaaacaaatttaattaGAGTGACTCTGGCTTGAAAATTTAGGAATTTACCTATCCATGAAGCAAGTCTCTTCTGAAGATGTTCCACAAATGACCATAAATGCTCtgatttgattttcccttgaacTAGAATGATACCCAAGTATTTATCAGGGAAAGAAAAAAGAATCATCTTCATGTATTCAACAATTTGATTTTTTATGGTATTTGAAGTCCCATACACAAAGCACTTACTCTTTAGTATACTAACTACTTGTCCAGAAGcagattgatactccaacagaaGTTGTTTAAGATTAGATAGTGATTTTCTACATCCATTACAAAAAATGAATATATCATCAACAAATAAAAGATGAGAAGGATATATACCTTTTTCGATACTCATTGGTTCAATCTAAATGAATATTTTTGATACTAATATgcttctaacagataagcctatttgattcccTTTGCAACGTGTTCGGTTGGGGGAATTGACTGCCCAGTAATCCGATTACAAGGTAATCGGCCCAATTCTCCCAACTAAACATAGGGTGAAATCCAGGAATCCAATTCCCAGAGAATTGTATTCTCCAAAATTAGTTGTTTTCAATTCTGCTCTTTGGACGATGGAATGGAATTCAATTCCAGGGAAAAGAGCATGAAAATATGTCATTACCCTTAACAAAACTTActtcaaaaatcaaactgatcTCCTGAAACTTTTAGCCAGAGAGAAAAGGGAACTAGCTGGATCGTAAACCACCGTCAGTAAAATTATATCGGATTCAGGGattaaattttgatttttcagtCTATTCGATCAAAACATAAGATTcagatttgattttttctgaacTTGATTTGAATCCTATAAAAATCAAGGGTATTAGGGTATTTTGTATGGACGTCTTCTCAGTTCTTGATTCTTGGGTTATAAAGCTTGAACCAAATAATAAATTTTTGATAAGGGGAATCCAATCCTGAATATCCAATTCTGAAAATCGGATTATTGGATATCCAATAATCCGAACCAAACAAGCTGTTAGATCAAATATTACGGCTTGCAAATCTGTtttcaatagacaaagctagaaacctcacaaatccgtaaCACTTACACTCTGTTAGTTGCCTGGATTCTTATTCTTAACCGCCTCTTAGGAACAATCGCGGactaatcaattaagaatagttttcacatatctatcttaaggaatcaaaaagtctgagatgaagagaactttgtgatttgtatctatcttgcctgaaagatatTACGAAAACGTCGACAATAGAAAagaaagatcaggatacatgaaaTACGAATGTAAAATAGTCgaacctagcttcacgaatctctaagtgaagtctttcagtGTAGACCTAATTTTGTTTCTAAGAGGAAACctgtcaatagaggacgactctagcaatgAGTGTCTCTAATTATAGAtgttcaagactgagggttgcttagaatttaagctaagataacttgagattcataCAAACAGTTTGTTAtgcttagatgaaactctagttagggtttcaagtaagcatgtgacaAGATTATCTTGAAATCACctagaagaatatacacagtggtccggttttggaaccgtgtataatgaccgttCTTGGAAATCACACCTTTCGAATTAATAAGAAATATCGTATTCATTTAAACACATAAGTCCCACTTTAATCATGATCCATATATACAAGGTGgtttagtgatcaatgatgtcttaaaggtgtttatgagagtcataacaatgctaaacatattttaaaaataagtctttgagcatctgctaatttTCACTAGGACCGTTGGTGAAACGGTTTGTGAACCATCAGGAAGTTCATGAATTCAGGGTGCTATAGTTCGTGAATTATTCAGCGACTCGTGAACTCATATGTCAACGGTTCcatgaactgggttcgccaaccgtTGGCCTTTCACCAAGTTCATATAACCACATTTTATGAACTGTCCCATTCATAAATTAATAGTTTGTGAATTGGGTTCGCCAAGATACCTACATTTCGAacttcagatatctatggtttgtgaAGTGGTTCACCAACCTACCCTCAGTCTAAATTTCAGTAATTCTGAAATGCTCTTTTTTGATGTTTGGAACCTCCCCATTTTTCATAgatataaatatcattgcttgggaaattttcaaaCGATCCATAAcattaattcttgaacaataaattgtttagaaCTAATATTGTCAAGAACTAATGAACATCCATttcttaaatcatatttcgagatgcttaacaagacaaacttgactcaaaatttcttctttgcaataaatctactaAAAGTCATTTGACATATTATCATAAAGATAATATGGTAAAtcttgtgagtaaatagaatggtttagtcttcacataacttgttgatgaagttatccaaatgtcttcgtccatcttcagtcttcgagggttattcaatgATGTATGATACTGAACTACCAACTTTTATACCTATTCCGATCTTGACTTAGtgaattagaaatcaagatataattttttttcatctaacattgagaacaagcttgagatagcaaaacttgtgagttcgaccgagcattgctctaacagaaCTCTTGAGAGGGAGAGGATTTTTGTGTACCCTTTTAGTCCCCAAGTGTAGTTCCCCTAAACCAATATTTTCCTTGAATATCTGTTTCAAGCCATTGCAATTACTTGTGGAGCGGTTAATAAATCTGTGAAACCAACAATATTTGGGGTCCGCCATTTCTTGTGTTTATTGGTGGACGTAGAACCGGAGGTAGCTTGATAACATTATCTTGTATTTATTcctccaagagttcaatcacctcttcTATTGGAAAGGGGAAATCTGTGAATGATGGGGTTTCCTTTGATGCATATAAAACATGAGTCATACGCTTGGATTGTGGATAGTCAATCCCTAGATGCTTTCTCTTACTACTCTCACTAGTGGTTGATCGGAGGTTGGATATTTTTTTAGAATGACACCTGCTTTTCTGAACACCTTTACAAACTTCTTCATTATGGAACGGTTCAGACCGACTTATGAAAGTAGCAGCCGATCTCTATTCAATTTCTGATACAATGTGTAAATAAAAATTCTCGAATAAGGATTGTAGACTGACGTCATCCTTTCATCGCAAGGACTCTGATTGGAACACATTAAATCTGACGAGTCTGCTTTTTATTCTTGAGGAAATCGCTCGGGGTCTTCATGAGCGTCCAAGTTAGGTTGGTGGCTCATTTTTCATTCAGTATGAGTCTAGACTTCGTCTTCCTCGTCATCATAAGGGATATGAATATGAGATTAAGGATCACTTCCATCAATATTAATCCAAAAGGAATTTTTGGTAGTATTCCCCTTAGAATTAACACATAATGGTTTCTTCGATAGCTGATCTATAAGAACTTTCAAAAGGGTGAATACTTCATTCTGCGTTTTGATAATGCTAGTTTGATTCCTTAAAATACCATTCAATGTTTTCATTAAATCGGGAATCATTGTTGAATATCGAGAATCCATAGCCTCAACAAGGGTATAAACTGAAAGAACATATTCGAGAGTAATAGGAAAGGTACTATGGGTATTGGGGGAAGTAAAATTGGTATTGAGGATTTCCAAACCATACCTAAGatcaaacatttttgaaaaattgataaattaAGAAATTTATTTTGTAACCGGAGAGATAAATCTCCCACTGTGCCaatttgtttatgggtaaaaactgattctggtgAAAAGGGTAAAAGCGGGCTAGGTTGATGAGAAATAAGTTTGAACCCTAATCAAATGTACTATGTGGaaatactttagattcgagagatcgacctatacaattctggcctaaaccaagagatggtcgttccagtcttgctttggTCATAAAGGAATGAGaacggttggtcttagggaggaaagcagaGAAAGTGTTGAGATCTGCAGAGTGCCGGACTCTGTTAGGTATGATAGGCTTGT
This DNA window, taken from Papaver somniferum cultivar HN1 chromosome 3, ASM357369v1, whole genome shotgun sequence, encodes the following:
- the LOC113360524 gene encoding uncharacterized protein LOC113360524, which gives rise to MGGHDYTENLKGVNDGLTDLTKNVNTLIQAMNANKSEETERRKQKVIEQRQQREEERTQRQLELTENNTALTASNHGGPRNNPPPPPPPRQNNINLKFPQFDGDDPDGWLFNADQYFAVHTVDDALKITIAFANLKGDANVWFRWKQSKAAIVTWADFGAHLRARFAPEKFVDPRLAISNIEKKGTVREHIPVFERLMNLVDFTEEHLIQCFIRSLKPQIGSALRLLDIISLDDAFKKAIHQEEALAANKSVPRQPYRPPPFRPAATVQPTPYNKSSSPPVYRHLSLAEQRERREKGLCFNCDEVYKKDHVCLNPRLTILDVEEYIREGSTTTEDTAPVSFEVSEVYEFDPTISLSSLFGSSFPRTMRVTGRIKSQPITILIDSGSTHNFLHPSVAKQCGFEFCSRDSPLSVTVGDGGKLNTRGSCPSVPIQLPSFRFSADFHLLDISGCDAVLGVQWLRTLGPIEWDFARLSMQFTVNDALTTSLKATSVIDPQVQQLLAQFTNTFKQPTALPPERLHDHRIPLVPGSPPVNVRPYRYPYFQKSEIEKIVAELQFSGFIRPSSSPYSSPVLMVRKKDGSWRMCVDYRALNKLTIKDRFPIPVVDDLLDELHGATVFTKLDLRSGYHQIRLHKADIPKTAFRTHDGHYEFLVMPFGLSNAPSTFQSLMNDSFREYLRKFVLVFFDDILIYSKNMSDNLIHLSQVFEVLRYNQLFVKESKCTFAQSSVGYLGHVISVEGVSVEQEKIECIMSWPTPTTIRDLRGFLGLAGYYRKFVKDFGKISAPLTQLLKKDAFQWPIAFHSKPLAEKNKNLAVYDKEMLAIISAIQKWRHYLLGRHFKIYTDHKSLKYFLDQKISSLEQQKWLSKLLGYDYEIIFRPGKDNAAADALSLQSSFHYSLTAPVFSGVTEIMHECHNDTEYGELIQRLVADPTYKRNYSYVAGILRYKGRIVVVSTSSWCSKFLQEFHSTPIGGHSGFLRTYKRVQHNFYWKGLKQSVKNFILHFEVCQRNKSEAVSPPGFLNPLPIPTDNTQLCRSSAYHPQSDGQTEVTNRTLECYLRCFAGMKPTDWSKWLPWAEWWYNTSFHSAIRMSPYQALYSRPPPAVTAYLPVQNEKYADSHRTERLFSVDDWVYLRLQPYRQTTVSQQSFSKLSPKFYGPFRILEKIGSVAYKLELPASSRIHPVVHVSQLKLKAGSTTSVEQVLPDIIDYEKLEPDSILDRRMYKKGSGAGTRWLIKWKNHAQEDATWEDADDFIAKFPEFEA